A portion of the Zootoca vivipara chromosome 6, rZooViv1.1, whole genome shotgun sequence genome contains these proteins:
- the TSHZ3 gene encoding teashirt homolog 3 — protein sequence MPRRKQQAPRRAAAYVSDELKAAAMAEDDLEPDDNVVDGEPSAKYACPEKDFTKNCQSYQNSPAAEFSSHEMDSESHISETSDRMADFESSSIKNEEESKEVSIQLEESVVSDSLEQMKAVYNNFLSNSYWSNLNLNLHQPTSEKNNRSSSSSSSSSSSCGSGSFDWHQTAMAKTLQQVSQNRLLPEPSLFSTVQLYRQSSKLYGSIFTGASKFRCKDCSAAYDTLVELTVHMNETGHYRDDNHETDNNNPKRWSKPRKRSLLEMEGKEDAQKVLKCMYCGHSFESLQDLSVHMIKTKHYQKVPLKEPVTPVAAKIIPAPRKKTSLELELPSSPDSTGGTPKATFSDASDALQKNSNPYITPNNRYGHQNGASYAWHFEARKSQILKCMECGSSHDTLQELTAHMMVTGHFIKVTNSAMKKGKPIIEAPVTPTITALLDEKVQSVPLAATTFTSPSNTPSSISPKLNMEVKKEVDKDRIIPDEKMKDKEKSSEDEEKYDISSKYHYLTENDLEESPKGGLDILKSLENTVTSAINKAQNGTPSWGGYPSIHAAYQLPNMMKLSLGSSGKSTPLKPMFGNAEIVSPTKGQPLVSPPSSQTSPVPKTNFHAMEELVKKVTEKVAKVEEKMKEPEAGKLSPMKRATPSPCSSEVSESLKMDTSNDIGFKSQQNSPVSQRESCKDSPTGEPVENGKELVKTITSSLSSSTAIITDHPPEQPFVNPLSALQSVMNIHLGKAAKPSLPALDPMSMLFKMSNSLAEKAAVATPPLQSKKPDHLDRYFYHVNNDQPIDLTKGKSDKSCSLGSALLSSTSVSSASSSSTVTTAKTSAVVSFMSNSPLRENALSDISDMLKNLTESHTSKSSTPSSISEKSDIDGTTIEEPEEATPAQKRKGRQSNWNPQHLLILQAQFAASLRQTSEGKYIMSDLSPQERMHISRFTGLSMTTISHWLANVKYQLRRTGGTKFLKNLDTGHPVFFCNDCASQIRTPSTYISHLESHLGFRLRDLSKLSSEQINNQIAQTKPASEKLLTPSPEEEIGTSYQCKLCNRTFASKHAVKLHLSKTHGKSPEDHLLYVCELEKQ from the coding sequence CTTACGTTTCGGATGAGCTGAAGGCAGCAGCAATGGCAGAAGATGACCTAGAACCTGACGACAACGTGGTCGACGGAGAACCTTCTGCCAAATATGCCTGTCCGGAGAAGGACTTCACTAAGAACTGCCAGAGCTACCAGAACTCTCCAGCTGCTGAGTTTTCCAGCCATGAGATGGACAGCGAGTCGCACATCAGCGAAACCAGCGATCGCATGGCCGACTTTGAGAGCAGCTCCATCAAGAATGAGGAGGAGAGCAAGGAGGTCTCCATCCAGCTGGAGGAGTCCGTTGTCTCGGACAGCTTGGAGCAGATGAAAGCTGTCTACAATAACTTCCTCTCCAACTCCTACTGGTCCAACCTGAACTTGAATCTCCACCAGCCAACCTCTGAGAAGAACAACAggagtagcagcagtagcagcagtagcagcagcagctgcgggAGCGGCAGCTTTGACTGGCATCAGACGGCCATGGCAAAGACGCTGCAGCAGGTCTCACAGAACAGGCTCCTTCCTGAGCCTAGCCTTTTTAGCACAGTCCAGTTGTATAGACAAAGCAGCAAGCTTTATGGCTCCATATTTACTGGGGCCAGTAAATTCCGCTGTAAAGACTGCAGCGCTGCCTATGACACGTTAGTGGAATTAACGGTGCACATGAATGAAACGGGACATTACCGGGATGACAACCACGAAACAGATAACAATAACCCTAAAAGGTGGTCCAAGCCTCGTAAGCGCTCTTTGCTCGAAATGGAAGGCAAAGAAGATGCCCAGAAAGTCTTAAAGTGCATGTACTGTGGCCATTCATTTGAGTCGCTTCAAGACTTGAGTGTGCACAtgatcaaaacaaaacattaccaaAAAGTGCCTCTGAAGGAACCCGTAACCCCTGTAGCAGCAAAAATAATCCCAGCcccaagaaagaaaacatcatTGGAGCTAGAACTTCCAAGTTCTCCAGATTCCACTGGTGGGACACCAAAAGCAACATTTTCTGATGCCAGCGATGCCCTTCAAAAGAATTCCAATCCTTACATCACACCGAATAATCGCTATGGACACCAGAACGGTGCCAGTTATGCTTGGCATTTTGAAGCAAGGAAATCTCAAATTCtcaagtgcatggaatgtgggagtTCCCATGATACTTTGCAGGAGCTCACTGCCCACATGATGGTGACGGGACATTTCATTAAGGTCACCAACTCGGCCATGAAGAAAGGGAAGCCTATCATAGAGGCCCCTGTCACACCAACGATTACAGCTTTGCTTGATGAGAAAGTACAGTCCGTGCCCCTGGCAGCCACCACCTTCACGTCTCCTTCCAACACGCCCTCTAGCAtctccccaaaattaaacatGGAGGTAAAGAAAGAAGTTGATAAAGACAGAATCATTCCTGATGAGAAGATGAAAGACAAGGAAAAATCGAGTGAGGATGAGGAAAAATATGATATCTCCTCAAAATATCATTATTTGACTGAAAATGACTTGGAAGAGAGTCCCAAAGGGGGACTGGATATCTTGAAATCTTTAGAAAACACGGTCACGTCGGCTATTAACAAAGCTCAGAATGGCACACCCAGTTGGGGTGGCTACCCCAGTATTCATGCTGCCTACCAGCTGCCCAACATGATGAAATTGTCCCTAGGTTCTTCGGGGAAAAGTACTCCTTTGAAGCCGATGTTTGGAAATGCTGAAATAGTATCGCCAACGAAAGGCCAGCCTTTGGTGTCCCCGCCCAGCAGTCAGACGTCCCCTGTGCCAAAAACCAACTTCCATGCCATGGAAGAGCTGGTCAAGAAAGTAACCGAGAAAGTGGCCAAAGTTGAAGAGAAAATGAAGGAGCCTGAAGCAGGGAAGCTATCTCCGATGAAGAGAGCAACACCTTCGCCATGTAGCAGCGAAGTCAGCGAGTCCCTCAAGATGGACACTTCCAATGACATTGGGTTCAAAAGCCAACAGAATAGCCCTGTTTCGCAGAGGGAGAGCTGCAAGGACAGCCCAACAGGAGAACCAGTGGAAAATGGTAAGGAGCTTGTCAAGACCATCACAAGTTCCTTGAGCAGCAGCACAGCTATTATCACCgaccaccctccagagcagccatTTGTAAACCCATTAAGTGCATTGCAGTCTGTCATGAATATTCATCTTGGGAAGGCAGCTAAGCCTTCCTTGCCTGCCCTTGACCCAAtgagcatgctttttaaaatgagcaacaGCCTAGCGGAAAAGGCAGCTGTGGCCACCCCACCTCTGCAGTCCAAGAAGCCAGACCACTTAGACCGTTATTTTTATCACGTCAACAATGACCAGCCCATAGATTTGACGAAAGGGAAGAGTGACAAAAGCTGCTCTTTGGGTTCAGCGCTTTTGTCATCCACATCGGTGTCTTCAGCATCCTCTTCATCTACAGTGACAACGGCAAAGACATCTGCGGTTGTGTCATTCATGTCAAACTCGCCGCTACGCGAGAATGCCTTGTCAGATATCTCTGATATGCTGAAGAACCTGACAGAAAGTCACACATCAAAATCCTCCACGCCTTCCAGCATCTCTGAGAAATCTGACATTGATGGGACTACAATAGAGGAACCGGAAGAGGCGACCCCGGCTCAGAAGAGGAAGGGGCGCCAGTCCAACTGGAACCCTCAGCATTTGCTCATTCTTCAGGCGCAGTTTGCAGCCAGCTTGCGGCAGACATCGGAGGGGAAATACATCATGTCGGACTTGAGCCCTCAGGAGAGGATGCACATTTCCAGGTTTACAGGGCTCTCAATGACCACTATTAGCCACTGGCTGGCCAATGTGAAATACCAGCTCCGAAGGACAGGGGGGACAAAGTTCCTTAAAAATTTGGACACTGGGCACCCGGTGTTCTTTTGCAACGACTGTGCTTCCCAAATCAGAACTCCTTCGACGTACATCAGTCACCTTGAATCTCATCTAGGTTTTAGGCTACGAGACTTGTCCAAACTGTCCAGTGAGCAGATCAACAATCAGATAGCACAAACAAAGCCGGCCTCCGAGAAACTGTTGACGCCTTCGCCGGAGGAAGAAATAGGGACCTCCTACCAGTGTAAACTTTGCAACAGGACTTTTGCAAGCAAGCATGCCGTTAAGCTCCATCTCAGTAAAACACACGGGAAGTCTCCAGAGGACCATCTTCTCTATGTGTGTGAACTGGAAAAGCAGTAG